The following nucleotide sequence is from Psychroserpens sp. Hel_I_66.
AAGTAATACCCAATGCTTCATGTACGTAAGCAAAAGTTGATAATATCTCTGGTTTACCATCTACAATAGCTACATCATGTTCAAAATGTACGCTAGGTTTCCCGTCTTGAGTCACAATTGTCCATCCATCTTCGAGCTGTCTTACACGATGAGAACCACCATTTATCATAGGTTCTATAGCTACTACCATACCGTCAATAAATTTTTTACCACGACCTCTACGACCGTAATTTGGCATTTCTGGATCTTCGTGCATCTTGCGACCTAGACCGTGACCAACAAGTTCTCTCACAACTCCATAACCTTGAGCTTCGCAATATTGCTGTATTGCAAAACCAACATCTCCCACACGATTTCCAAGTTTAAATTCTCTAATACCTACGTATAAAGATTCTTTAGTGGTTTTAATGAGTTGTTTGGTTTCTGGAGCAACTTCACCAATTTCAAAAGTGTAGGCGTGATCACCATAAAAATCATTCATAAACGCTCCACAATCTATAGAGACGATATCTCCGTTTTTGAGAGGTTTATCTGTTGGTAATCCATGAACAACAGCTTCGTTAACGCTGCAAAGTAAAGTTGAAGGACAATCGTACAATCCCAAAAAACCAGGAAGAGCGCCTTGAGCTCTAATAAAATCTTCCGCAAGTTTATCTAAATGTTTTGTTGTAACGCCTTCTTTAGTTTCTTTTGCAAGCATTCCTAAAGTTTTAGAAACAACCAATGCGCTTTGGCGCATTAATTCTATTTCTTCTTTTGTTTTTACTATGATCATGTTATTTTTTTAAAAATGAAAAGAATCCTTTTTTTTGTTTTGGAATGTTCATGTTAAGGTCTTCTTTTGATATTAGCTGGTACACTTCTCCCCAACCTAAAATGCCACCAATATTCCTATCGTCAATATAAATATCTGCATAAATTTTGCGACTTACAGAGTTATCGTATTTCTCTTCTGGAAAACTTTGGTTCACCGCATAAAATGTTATGCCATTTTCTGTGCAAAAATCAACAGCTTCCTGTAGTTTTGAACCACTACGATAAGTCCACAATATAAGTCGATGACCATCTTTTTGAAGTCTTTTCATCGTTTCAAAAGCAAAAATACGGGCTTTACCGACTTTTGGATAGGCGTCCTCTACGATTGTACCATCAAAATCTATTGCTATGACAAGTTTATCTTGAAAATTCATTAGTGAGTTTTTGTTAAGTTGCAAAAGTACAATTTTTAGAAATTAATCATACTAAAGAATGTCGTGTCATAGCTTCTGGTTGTTGTACACCAATGAGCTTTAATATTGTTGGCGCGATATCTCCCAAAATTCCGTCCTTTATCGTTAATTTCTCATTATCAATTAAGATAACAGGTACAGGATTGGTTGTATGTGCTGTATTTGGTGATCCATCTGGATTAATCATGGTTTCACAATTACCATGATCTGCAATTAAGATTGTTGTATAATTATTGTCCAAAGCGGTTTCAACAACTTTTTTCACACAAATATCAACAGCTTCGCAGGCTTTTATAGCTGCTTCCATAACACCTGTATGACCAACCATATCACCATTCGCAAAATTTAGACATACAAAATCTACATCGCCTTTTTTAAGTTCTGGTAAAAGGGCTTCTGTAAGTTCAAAAGCACTCATTTCTGGTTGTAAATCGTAAGTTGCTACTTTTGGCGAGTTTCTTAGTAATCTAGTTTCACCTTTAAAAGGAGCTTCTTGTCCGCCAGAAAAGAAAAAAGTGACGTGTGGGTATTTTTCAGTTTCGGCAATTCTAATTTGTGTTTTGTTATGTCTTTCGAGGACTTCTCCTAAGGTATCGGTAAGATTGTCTTTATTGAAAACTACATTAATCCCATTGTACGAATCATCATAATTGGTCAATGTCACGTAATGTAAATTAAGTTTATGCATATTTTGCTCATGGAAATCTTGTTGTGATAGTGCTTCGGTTAGTTCTCGACCTCGATCTGTTCTAAAATTGAAAAAGATTACAACATCTCCATCTTTGATCGTAGTAATAGGTTCATCTTGCTTGTTGACCATTACGATAGGTTTGATGAATTCATCTGTTACCTGATTATCGTAGTTGTTTTCAATAGATTCTGTTGCCGATTGTGAATGCGCACCCATACCATTTACCATAGCATCGTAAGCGAGTTTTATACGTTCCCAACGTTTATCTCTATCCATTGCATAATAACGTCCTGTAATTGTTGCGAGTTGGGTGTTTGTGTTTTTAATATGTGATTCTAATGAAGTGATAAAGCCAAATCCAGATTTTGGATCTACGTCTCTTCCGTCTGTAAACGCATGTATGTAAGAATTTTTTATTCCGAAGTTATTAGCAGCATCAATCAATCCAAACAGGTGGTTGATATGGGAATGAACACCTCCATCACTAACCAGACCTAAAAAATGAATTGGTTTATTATTGGATTTCGCATAGTTGAATGCATCAACCAAAACTTGCTCATCCTTTAATGTGTCATTTTGAATAGCTAAATTTAATTTAACCAAATCCTGGTACACAATTCTACCAGCACCTAAGTTCATGTGTCCTACTTCGCTATTTCCCATTTGCCCTTCTGGGAGACCAACGTGCAAACCGTCTGTTCTTAAGGTGGCATTTGAATAGTTATGATACAATGAATCTATGTAAGGTGTGTTTGCATTGTCTATTGCAGAAACTTTTGGGTCTGGAGACATTCCCCATCCATCCAAAATCATTAAGATAACTTTCTTGTTCATTATGATGATTTTTATAAAAAATCAAAGATAAAAGTTTAATACCGGATAACTAAAAATGAGAATACAAAATATTTACTATTACCAATAATTGATGTATTTGTATGCAATAGATTGCCAATTATTCTCTTTTTGTGAAACTCTTAACATATTTGTTTGCAAACAGTTAAAAAAACGTTATTACTTTTTTTATGGTGTAACACTTCAAGGATTTTGTCGTCTCTTTAGTATAATCAAAAAACAATCAATTAATTTAAAATCTTTCATCATGAAAAAATCAGCAGTAATTATCGCAATCGCATTAGGGTTTTCATTCACATCCTTAAATGCAACAAACAACATTTTACCAACGTCAACTTATGATACAGTAACTAAAAAAGTGGTTGATCCATTTTGTATTTCAATTGTAAAAGGAGACTTTGATACTGTTAAAAAACTAATTGATTTAGGCCAGGACGTTAACAAAAAATCAAATGGTCTAACTCCAGCAATGTATGCTGCAAAATACAACAGATTGGATATCTTAAAGTTGCTTGTTGAAAAAGGAGCAAAATTAGAATTAAAGTCAACTAAAGGAGTAACAGCACTAGTTTTTGCAGAACGCTCCAACGCAAAGGATGTATTGGCATACATCAAAGGTTTAGAATCTTAAAACATACATGTCTTATTAAGACAATTATTTGAGTTAGTTAGTTAGAAAACGCGTCATTTATGACGCGTTTTGTATTTTCTGGATTTGGATGTGTGCTTTGCAATTCTGGAAGTCGATTAAGTAAGGCAGCAGCATTTAAAATTTCCAATTCCCATTGTTGATTTAGCTGTTGGTAATGAATTCACAAAAGTTCTGGATTGATGTCTAAGATATTCTCGTTGAGATAGTCAATTATGAATTCTTCGGAAAAATGCTCACATCCCATTAATTGCTCAGAATTAATAATAGTTCTCAAGTCCAGTTTTTGATAGGCTTTCAAATAGTGAAGTGAAAGTGGTTTGTAGCTGTAATGCCAAGGTTCATATTTAAAGCCTTTTCTGTCTTTATCATTTGTGTACACCAGATAAAAACCGAATGAATTGGCGTGATGATCCATCCACGTTTTAAATTTTGAAAAACAGCCAGTTCCTCCAAAGTGTTTTGGATTCAAAACGTTACCTGGTTGCGATACATTTGCATCTATAAGATCTATATCTGTAGCCCAATGATGTCTCGAAGTGCCAGGTATTGTAGAGTATTCGATAATTTTTTTAATACTTTCTTGAGGACTTAAACCTTTATTTATATTTTGTTTGTATTTGCGGTCCCAAATTCTGTTTTGATGTGCAAAATCCCTGTAGCTCGATACAGCCTGGATATTGATATTGCTTTTTAAGGCCTCTTCGCTCATTTTTAAAAAGGCATCATAGGCTTGTTTTCTTAATTTATATCCGTTGCCAAAGACTTCAGGGCTACCTTTGCCTATCAATGCGTTGTACGAAATCAAAGCATCATGATCTTGAAATGATATCTGCGGAAGAATCGCTAACCCCAAACCAAATAGTGTTGAATTTTTTATAAATGTGCTTCTTTTCATAATATCTTTGTGACTACATAATGTGTGCCATTATTTTTTGGTTTTTTAAGTAATCACGAAATCAAACTTAATCAAAAAAAGTTGTTTTCACTTTAAATTTATTTCAATGTCCTACCAATTTAAAATCCTAGAAAAATCTCGTATTGATGAGATTATTCCTTTAGTGCAAGAGCTTACGAGTTTTAAGGTTTCCGAAGCATTATTAAAAGAGCGTTTTGCCGAAATGGTTACCCAAAATTATGAATGTGCAGTAATTTGTGATGGTGATAAACTGATTGGAGTTTCTGGTATGTGGTTTTGTACGAGACATTATGTTGGCAAAACCGTTGAGATTGATCATGTTTACATTGAGGCATCTTACAGAAACAAGGGTTTGGGAAAAACTTTTTTAGATTGGCTTTATAACTATGCAAAATCAAAAGGTTGCACAACGGTTGAGTTAAATACATATGTTCAAAATTACCCGTCCCACAAATTTTACTATAACGAGGGTTTTGAAATTTTAGGCTATCATTTTTTAAAGAAATTTTAATTTTTTTATTGGCAGAAGTTAGAGTTATTTCTATATTTGCCACAGGAATGCGAGAGTAGCTCAGTTGGTAGAGCGTCAGCCTTCCAAGCTGAATGTCGCCAGTTCGAACCTGGTCTCTCGCTCAAAAGCTTTATCTTAATTGATGAAGCTTTTTTATTTCAAATCACTTAAATCACTCTCAGTTTTAATTTCATAAGGTTCTTGGTCGTATTTAAAAATGCGAGCATCTAAAGTTCCTTTTAATGTAATTGTATCTCCTTTAACCTCTAGCCAGCTACCTTCTCGAATCCCAACAACGGGTTGTGTATTGAATTTATGAAACTCCTTAATTCTAGTTTCGCGCGTTTCTCCCATGTGTTTGCTGGTTGGATCTGGATCCAAATAGTGCGGATTGATATTAAAGGGCACAAAACCAAAGGTCTTAAAACTTGGCGGATATACGATTGGCATATCATTGGTCGTGTTAATCGTAAGTCCGCAAATATTGCTTCCAGCACTTGTGCCAAGGTAAGGTGTTCCGTTTTTGACTTCGGTTTTTATAGTATCAATCAAATCATTTCTGTAGAGTTGATTGACTAAAACAAACGTATTGCCACCTCCAGTAAAAATCCCTTTTGCATTTTTAATAGCTTCTTTTGGATTTTCAAATTCATGAATGCCTTTGGCTGTTTTTCCTATTTTCTTAAAAGCGACGTTCACTCTTGTTGTGTACTCGTCATGGGTAATTCCGCTAGGTCTTGCGTATGGGATGAATAAAATTTCCGAAGTATCCTTAAAAAAAACACGCAGTTCATCAAGTAAATAATCTAAAGGTTCGCCACCGTGAATCGTTGATGTACTCGCTATAATTATATTTTTCATTGGTTTTAATTTATTGTAAATTTATGTAATCCCTTTTAAAGGTTTAATAAATACTTTGTCAATAGATAAACTAATTTAACAAAAGTTTAAACAGGCATTATTACAAATTTAAGTTTTCAAATCTTTTATTTACTCTTCTAAAAAAACTAAATATGAAAAAACTATTACTATTGGTACTCTTATGTACATCGATTTCTATGACTTCACAAACGTTTAAAAGAGTAGAGGTTGATGGTAAAATTATTGTTGAAGGCGATGACGTTGAAGGCATAACGGTATTTAATACCTCCACAAATAAAGGCGTCATTACTAATAAGAATGGTGAATTTAAAATAGAAGTTGCAGAAAATGATTTTATTGAATTTCGCGCGTTGCAATACCAAAATTTTGATATGCAAATCAATGCAGCTATCATAAAATCAAAACGCATGCGTGTATTTTTAATTGAAGAAATCAACAAACTGGATGAGATTTTGGTCTTGACAAAAGGGTTGACTGGCGAATTGCAAACCGATGTTGCAACTGTTAAAACCTTCAATCCTAAACTCGATGCACTTTACTTCGGAATTAAAAAAAGTGACCAATATGAATTTACAGATGATCCACGTTCTTCAGTGGATAATCAAGTGATGCACTCCCAATCTGAAACTATGGTAAATGGTTTGAACATTGTAAATGTTGTGGATCAACTGTTATTGCCATTATTTAGATCTAAGGTTGAGGATAAAGAACGCGCAGGAGTTCCTGACGTACCGGTAAGCGATATAAAATATTACTTTGGATCTGAGTTTATTGTAGATAATTTTGATATTCCACCATATCGCGTCGAAGAATTTATAAATTACGTTGAAAATGACGAAACCTTCGATTTCTCATTGCTTAATTATGGTAAAGAATTAGAATTTCTTGAGCTACTTTACGAGAAAAGTCAGGAATTTTTGAAAACAGATAGTGGTAAGGATTAAATTTTTTCTGTTTAGTATCCTTTTTTTGTGTTCTTCGGAAATTTTAGCCCAAACAGAAAATATAAAAGGAAAAATTATTGCAAGTGGTGACTTGGTTGGTATACATATCATAAATAAGACCGCAGGCAAGTTTACAATTACTAATGATTTTGGTGAATTTGAGATACCAGCAAAACTTAACGATACAATTCTTGTTTCTGGAGTTGAATATGTTCCAAAAGAGATTATTGTTGATGATATTTCCATGCAAGCCAAACAGCTGGTCATAAACTTAGAAGTTAATCTCAATGTTTTGGATGAGGTGGTGGTTGGTAAAATATTAACTGGTGACCTTATGACAGATATTGAAAATAGCGAGGCCAAACGAGAAATGAATTTTTATGATTTAGGCATTCCAGGTTATACAGGACCTAGAAAAACCCAGAGCGAAAGGCGATTGTATGAAGCTCAATCTGGAGGAGGTCTAGTGCCACTCAACCCGTTGATAAATTGGATAACCGGTAGGACGAAACGCCTAAAAGAGCAAATAGAGAGAGAAGAGATTGGTATTGCGATTAATGAGGCAAAAGCTAAATACGCAAAAGTAATCTTTGAAGATGAGCCATTTAGCGAAACATTACAGAACGAGTACTTCTATTTTTGTGGAGACGACCCTAGTTTTAAAACATTAAGTGATGTGGGTAACGAGCTTGTTATGCTTCAATTTTTAAAAGAAAAACTGGAAGCCTTTAAAATACATCTTGAAAAAAAATAGCTACATATTATTAGTCTTTTTAATACTTATTGGTTTTAAAGCTAAAGCGCAAATTGTTGAATTGAAAGGTCAAATAGCTGCAAATTCAGATTTGGGACGTATTCATGTTCTCAATATAACTGCTCAAGAATTTACCGTTACAAATGAGGATGGTAAATTTACAGTACTAGCCAGATTAAATGATACGATACTGTTTTCTAGTGTTCAGTACATTCCAAAAAATGTAGTGGTTACAGATTCTATTTTAAAAAAGAGATTTATTTCCATCCAGCTTTTAGATCGGGTAACAGAATTAGATGAGGTCTTAGTTGGTAAAGTGCTCACCGGAAATTTACTTTTAGATATAGGTAATAGTGAGGCTCAACGGGATATTAACTTTTATGATGTTGGTATTCCTGGCTATACGGGAAAGCCCAAAACTCAAAAAGAGCGCAAGTTATATGAGGCAGATGCAGGTAAGTCTATTGTAATTGCTCCATTATTTGTTGGGATTAATATTCATAAAATATTAAATAAAATTTCGGGAAGAACAAAAAAACTAAAATACGCTGTAAAGTTAGAGGAGCAAGAGAATTGTTTAAATAAATTTAAGTCGGAATTTTCAAGTTTACTGTTTTCAGATTATGAAATTGAAGACCACTTAAAAATAGATTTTTTTTATTTTGTTGCAGAAGACCCAAATTTTGAAACACTTTGTAAAAGTGGTAATGATTTGGAAATCTATGAATTTCTGCTGAAAAAACTATACACATCTAATGATGAATTACTAGAATCAAAAGACTGACAACTTGATAGGGATGAGATTTTATTAACACTTTTTAAGAGTAAAAATTTTTATAAAATAGCTATTTTTACGACATATTGATTTCTATGAACTTTTTAAAAATCACTTTTTTAGCTTTAATAATCCCTGTGTTTATGTCATCTGTACATAAATACTATGTGAGTGTCACACAATTAAGCTATGTTAAGGAGAAAAAATCGGTTCAGCTTATTTCTCGTATTGATATTTCAGATTTAGAATTAACGCTTCAAAAGCGCTATGACAAAAACATAAAGATGACCACTATAGATGAAAAGCCTATGGTTGAAGATTATCTAAAAAAGTACCTTACCCAAAAAATCAGCATTAAGATTAATACTAAAGAAACTCCTTTTGTTTATTTGGGTAGAGAATATAAAAATGACCTCTTAGTGTGTTATCTGGAGATTGAGAATGTCGAAGATATTTCAACAATAGAAATCAGTAATAGTTTGCTATTTGAGTTGTTTCCAGAGCAAAAAAATATTGTTAAGACTAAGATAAATTCCGAAGTAAATAATTTAATTTTTACAAAGAATGATAATGACCAATATTTAAATTTTAAATAATTAACCACTTAATAACTTCTATGAAATTAGTAAAATACCTTTGTTTGTCAATTACTTTTATCTCTTTAAATGTAGTTGGCCAAGAGCAGGAAGAACGAAAGCCTGGTCACACCAATCAAAATAAGTTTAAACAACTTTATGATGAATTTGCTACGCCAAATATGTTTAGAACGGGCTCAGGTGCACCAGGACCAGCATATTATCAACAGCAGGCAGATTATGTGATGGATATTGAAATTAATGACGAGACCGCTGTTTTAAGTGGAAACGAAACGATTACCTATACTAATAATTCACCAGATGATTTGAGTTATTTATGGGTGCAACTCGATCAAAACGTAAGAAAAAAAGATGGACCAACAGAAGATATCAATTCTAGTAGAATAACGCCTGCAATGTCTGCAGAGCGATTTGGGTCCTCCTATTTAACAGAGTCTTTTGACGGTGGTTTTAACATTGAGAAAGTTACAAATACAGATGGTAAGGACTTGGTTTACATGATCAATCAAACGATGATGCGTGTTGAATTGCCAAAAATATTAAAGACGGGAGATGAATTTTCTTTCAAAATAAAGTGGTGGTACCAAATTAACAATCACGTTACAGATGGTGGACGTTCGGGTTACGAATTATTTCCTGACGGAAATAGAAACTACGTGATCGCACAGTTCTACCCAAGAATGGCAGTCTATAACGATGTTGAAGGATGGCAAAACTCGCAGTTTTGGGGACGTGATGAATTTGCATTGCCTTTCGGAAATTTTGAAGTAAACATCACAGTGCCTGCAGATCATTTATTAGATGGTACAGGGAAATTGACAAACAGAAAAGATGTTTTTTCTGACGATATGATGAAGCGCTACGAGAAAGCAAAAAAATCTTATAAAGAACCAGTTGTAATTTCAACTCAAGCAGAAGCAGAAGCTAGAGAAAAAGGACGTTCTAACAAGAAAAATACTTGGAAGCTTTATGCAGAAAACGTGAGAGATTTCGGGTTTGCAACCTCAAGAAAATACATTTGGGATATGATGGCTGTCAAAATTGGAGACAAGGATGTAATGGCGGTTTCTTTATATTCTAAAGAAGGAAACCCACTTTGGGAACAATGGTCTACAAAAGCAGTAGCGAGTACGTTGAAAACATATTCTCGTATGACTTTTGATTATCCGTACCATAAGGCAATTTCAGTTCACGCAAGACGTCAAGGAATGGAATACCCAATGATTTGCTGGAACTATGGTCGTCCAGATGAAAATGGAAAATATGACGATCGCACCAAATACGGTATGATGAGTGTAATTATTCATGAGGTAGGCCACAATTTCTTCCCAATGATCGTAAACAGTGATGAACGTCAATGGACTTGGATGGACGAAGGGTTAAACACATTTACACAGTATGTTGCAGAGCAAGATTTTGGTGAGTGGTATCCAGATGCATTATCTCCAGGCGATGAGAAATACCCGTCCCGTAGAGGTCCAGCAGCAAATATCACAAGATATATGGGAGGAAATCAAGATTACATTGCACCAATCATGACCAAAGGTCTAAACACCTACCAATTTGGTAATAATGCCTACGGAAAACCAGCAACTGCATTAAACATATTAAGAGAAACCGTAATGGGTCGCGAATTATTTGACTACGCATTTAAAGAATACGCGCACCGTTGGATGTTTAAGCACCCAACACCAGAAGATTTTTTCCGTACAATGGAAGATGCTTCTGCATTTGATTTAGATTGGTACTGGAGAGGATGGTTCTACACTACAGATTGGGTAGATATTGGATTAAAAGAAGTTAAAAAATATTACGTTTCATCAGAGCCAAACCAATATGCAAAAAACTATGCAGAAAGTAATAATCTCAACCTTGATGATTTGAAACTAGTGTATTTAGTAGAAGAGGGAAGTGATGAATTTGATGAAAAACTCCGTAAAGGTACATCTGCAGATAACTCAGCAACGTTGAAAGAATATATGATGGATAATTTTTCTGCGGAAGAAAGAAAAAACATAAAACAACCAAAGTATTTTTATGACATCACCTTTGAAAAACCAGGCGGATTGGTAATGCCAATAATTGTAGAGTATACATATGCAGACGGTACTTCAAAAACCGAAACCTATCCTGCACAAATTTGGAGGTACAATGATAAAGAAGTGAGCAAAGCAATAGCTTCAGAAAAAGAAATCGTATCTATAAAGGTTGATCCAAAATTAGAAACTGCAGATATTGATACATCAAACAACTCATGGCCTAAAGAAACCAAAGAAAGTGACTTTGATAAATTTAAAGACAAAGTTAAAGGGTAGTAAGCCTAAACTTAAACTCAAAAGAGCCGATAAAATATTATCGGCTCTTTTGAGTTAAAAAAAGAAAAAATCTTCACTTATAGTAAACATCTCATTATATTTGCATCGTGATACAACTAGCAACATTCTTATTCATTGGTACTACAGAGGTGATTTTTATCCTCCTTATTGTGGTCATGGTTTTTGGGGCAGATAAGCTACCAGAAATTGCTCGTGGTATGGGAAAAGGAATGCGTATGCTACGGGATGCTTCTACAGATATTAAATCTGAAATCACAAAAAGTGCAGAAAAACAAGGTATAGAAACCAACGTTACCAAAGACATTACAGATGAGATTAATAAGGTAAAGGACGATCTTCAAGACTTTACAGGTTCAGTAAAAAGAAACCCTTAATTATCAAATTGTAAAATTACGATCATAAATATTGGTAAATTCGTAAATTTTAACACGATATTTTTTTAATTATTTAATATATTTAGAACATTATTAACCAATCTAAATCATATTAAATGAAAAACTTATATGTTAAAGTATTGCTTCTCGTGGCAATTACTATAGTGTCTTGTGCCAAAGAAGATGCTATCATTGAAACCGAGTCATTAGAAATTCAATTTCCTGAAGAACCGTTAACCGTTCAACAAATTAACAATCGAATTAGCGAAACTATTAGAGCAACAGGCGATTTTGATTGGAGTAAAGAGGACGCTCATTTTTTATGGAGTGCAGTTGTTCATGGGCAAAATGTACTCACTATTGGTTACGGTAATGAGGGACAGAGTTTTAGTGAAGATCGTGATCCTGAACTAGAGACGAAAAAAGCAGGATTGATCAATTTAGTTCTTGAAAAGGAGCAAATAGATAAAAAAGAACTTCAAATTGTAGAACAAAATATTTTAACGGTAATAGATGTTGGCGTTCAAAATATAGAAACCATCGTGGCACTTCTTAAAAGTAAAGATGTAAGATATCTGGAGCCAAACGGTTATAATCAATTCAATTATAACGAGATTCAGCAACGATCAAGTTCTGGATGTGATCAAAGTGGTGTATATATAAACCCGTCGCACTATAGTACTGTAGCGCCTAACAATGCACAAGTTTCTTGGCATTTTAATGAGCATAATATTCAGCAGGCTTGGGGATTGAGTACTGGAGCTGGGGTAACAATTGGTTTAATTGATACTGGAGTTTCTGCTTCGCAACCCTTATTAAATTCATCTGGTTTTAATGATGGTTATTCTTCTGGTCGCTTTGTTCAAAAGTATGGTACCTTCATAGATTCTAATTGGTGGTGGTCTAATAATTATGATGGTCCGCATGATAAATGTGGTCATGGTACAGCAATGGCTTCAACTATGGCTTCACCAAGAAATGATAATGGCATGCCAGTTGGCGTGGCTTATAATTCTAATTTAGTGGCTTATAGAGCAACAGAGGATGTTTTACTTAATGATTATCACGAACGTAAAGGCGTTTCACGTGCTTTAACAGAATTAGGTAACAGGAATGACGTAAAAATTATATCTATGTCTATTGGATATGTATGGTCAATAGGTAACATCAAGGATGCGATTAAATACGCGTACAGTAAAAACAAATTGATTTTTGCTGCAGGCGGAACATCAACAAGTTTTACAAATGGTTTTGGAGTGATCTTCCCAGCAACAATGAGTGAAACAGTTGCAGTAACAGGAGTTGATGATGGTAGTAACTACGAGCGATGCGAAACTTGCCATAGTGGTGATAAAATAGATTTTACAATTATTATGGAAGGTGACAACAATACAAGTAAGGCGCCTCCAGTTCTAGGATTTTATAATGGAGATAGACGATATACAGGTGGGTCATCTGTAGCAACTGCAACAACAGCAGGAATTGCAGCATTAGTGTGGGCAAGACATCCAAGTTGGAGTAGAACACAAGTATTGAATAGATTAAAGCAATCTGCGGAATTTTACCCATACAAAAACAGTAGTTTCGGTTACGGTAATATTGATGCTTTACAAGCAGTTCAATAAACTAAGTTTAAATATTAAAACCTCTTCTTTTAATTTTAAGGGGTTTTTTTAGTTCTATTTCCGAAGGAAAAATTATATTTTTCTACTAA
It contains:
- a CDS encoding M1 family metallopeptidase, with the protein product MKLVKYLCLSITFISLNVVGQEQEERKPGHTNQNKFKQLYDEFATPNMFRTGSGAPGPAYYQQQADYVMDIEINDETAVLSGNETITYTNNSPDDLSYLWVQLDQNVRKKDGPTEDINSSRITPAMSAERFGSSYLTESFDGGFNIEKVTNTDGKDLVYMINQTMMRVELPKILKTGDEFSFKIKWWYQINNHVTDGGRSGYELFPDGNRNYVIAQFYPRMAVYNDVEGWQNSQFWGRDEFALPFGNFEVNITVPADHLLDGTGKLTNRKDVFSDDMMKRYEKAKKSYKEPVVISTQAEAEAREKGRSNKKNTWKLYAENVRDFGFATSRKYIWDMMAVKIGDKDVMAVSLYSKEGNPLWEQWSTKAVASTLKTYSRMTFDYPYHKAISVHARRQGMEYPMICWNYGRPDENGKYDDRTKYGMMSVIIHEVGHNFFPMIVNSDERQWTWMDEGLNTFTQYVAEQDFGEWYPDALSPGDEKYPSRRGPAANITRYMGGNQDYIAPIMTKGLNTYQFGNNAYGKPATALNILRETVMGRELFDYAFKEYAHRWMFKHPTPEDFFRTMEDASAFDLDWYWRGWFYTTDWVDIGLKEVKKYYVSSEPNQYAKNYAESNNLNLDDLKLVYLVEEGSDEFDEKLRKGTSADNSATLKEYMMDNFSAEERKNIKQPKYFYDITFEKPGGLVMPIIVEYTYADGTSKTETYPAQIWRYNDKEVSKAIASEKEIVSIKVDPKLETADIDTSNNSWPKETKESDFDKFKDKVKG
- a CDS encoding twin-arginine translocase TatA/TatE family subunit; the protein is MIQLATFLFIGTTEVIFILLIVVMVFGADKLPEIARGMGKGMRMLRDASTDIKSEITKSAEKQGIETNVTKDITDEINKVKDDLQDFTGSVKRNP
- a CDS encoding S8 family peptidase translates to MKNLYVKVLLLVAITIVSCAKEDAIIETESLEIQFPEEPLTVQQINNRISETIRATGDFDWSKEDAHFLWSAVVHGQNVLTIGYGNEGQSFSEDRDPELETKKAGLINLVLEKEQIDKKELQIVEQNILTVIDVGVQNIETIVALLKSKDVRYLEPNGYNQFNYNEIQQRSSSGCDQSGVYINPSHYSTVAPNNAQVSWHFNEHNIQQAWGLSTGAGVTIGLIDTGVSASQPLLNSSGFNDGYSSGRFVQKYGTFIDSNWWWSNNYDGPHDKCGHGTAMASTMASPRNDNGMPVGVAYNSNLVAYRATEDVLLNDYHERKGVSRALTELGNRNDVKIISMSIGYVWSIGNIKDAIKYAYSKNKLIFAAGGTSTSFTNGFGVIFPATMSETVAVTGVDDGSNYERCETCHSGDKIDFTIIMEGDNNTSKAPPVLGFYNGDRRYTGGSSVATATTAGIAALVWARHPSWSRTQVLNRLKQSAEFYPYKNSSFGYGNIDALQAVQ